The proteins below are encoded in one region of Homo sapiens chromosome 2, GRCh38.p14 Primary Assembly:
- the TMEM17 gene encoding transmembrane protein 17: MELPDPVRQRLGNFSRAVFSDSNRTGPESNEGPENEMVSSLALQMSLYFNTYYFPLWWVSSIMMLHMKYSILPDYYKFIVITVIILITLIEAIRLYLGYVGNLQEKVPELAGFWLLSLLLQLPLILFLLFNEGLTNLPLEKAIHIIFTLFLAFQVVAAFLTLRKMVNQLAVRFHLQDFDRLSANRGDMRRMRSCIEEI; encoded by the exons ATGGAGCTGCCGGATCCGGTGCGCCAGCGGCTGGGAAACTTCAGCCGGGCCGTGTTCAGTGATTCCAATCGGACCGGTCCAGAGTCCAATGAGGGTCCGG AAAATGAAATGGTCTCCAGTTTGGCACTGCAGATGTCACTTTATTTTAATACCTACTATTTCCCACTGTGGTGGGTGAGCAGCATTATGATGCTTCACATGAAG TATTCAATCTTACCTGACTACTACAAATTCATTGTGATCACTGTTATCATCCTAATAACCTTAATTGAAGCCATCCGGTTGTATCTGGGCTACGTGGGTAACCTACAGGAGAAG GTTCCTGAGTTGGCTGGCTTTTGGCTTTTGAGCCTTCTATTGCAGTTACCTTTAATTCTTTTCTTGCTCTTTAATGAAGGCCTAACAAATCTGCCCTTGGAAAAAGCGATACATATCATCTTCACTCTCTTCCTTGCTTTCCAAGTTGTTGCAGCATTTCTTACCTTAAGGAAAATGGTTAATCAGTTGGCAGTTCGTTTCCACCTCCAAGACTTTGACCGGCTCTCTGCAAACAGAGGAGACATGAGAAGGATGAGGTCATGTATAGAAGAGATCTGA